The following are encoded in a window of Cupriavidus oxalaticus genomic DNA:
- a CDS encoding TolC family outer membrane protein produces MTFAPNALPGAIRTRLAIAATLLAPLLALLPAAPAGAADLLQVYRDAQSNDAQFASARSQLLATRERLPQGRAGLLPQVIGTAGANRTKLDQTASLPINGSPGASGTRFFNNNNWQLQLSQPLFRWDRWETYKQGELAALAGEVTFHQAELDLITRAAQAYFDVLAAQDNLYLARAQKKAIGEQLEQAKRNFEVGTATIVDANDAQARFDLATSTEIAAQSDLEIRRATLQQITGKPVDELMGLRSEAPIPGPQPPDVNAWAAQAETSNPQVNLAGYNLETAQRETNKAKAGHLPSVDLVASYGFNNQTGSATQAISTHYNASQIGVQLTMPIFSGGQIQSRVRETIALADKAASDLEFARRTAAQTARQTYSGVSNGLAQVKALEAAERSAQSAVESNQLGYEVGVRINIDVLNAEAQLFSTRRDLARARYDTIMNGLRLKASTGVLQEADVVQINTLLTSVPGSMYTLPVPAQAGGKAPAKAATADRRGVRRDGGTPRS; encoded by the coding sequence ATGACGTTTGCGCCCAACGCCCTGCCCGGAGCGATCCGGACACGCCTGGCGATCGCGGCTACCCTGCTCGCCCCGCTGCTTGCCCTGCTGCCCGCGGCACCGGCAGGCGCGGCCGACCTGCTGCAGGTCTATCGCGATGCGCAATCCAATGACGCGCAGTTCGCCAGCGCCCGCTCGCAGCTGCTCGCCACGCGTGAGCGGCTGCCGCAGGGCCGCGCCGGGCTGCTGCCGCAGGTGATCGGCACCGCGGGCGCCAACCGCACCAAGCTCGACCAGACCGCCTCGCTGCCGATCAATGGCTCGCCCGGCGCTTCGGGCACGCGTTTCTTCAACAACAACAACTGGCAGTTGCAGCTGAGCCAGCCGCTGTTCCGCTGGGACCGCTGGGAAACCTACAAGCAGGGCGAGCTGGCCGCGCTGGCGGGCGAAGTCACCTTCCACCAGGCCGAGCTCGACCTGATCACGCGCGCCGCGCAGGCCTATTTCGACGTGCTCGCCGCGCAGGACAACCTGTACCTGGCGCGCGCGCAGAAGAAGGCGATCGGCGAGCAGCTGGAACAGGCCAAGCGCAACTTCGAGGTCGGCACCGCGACCATCGTCGATGCCAACGACGCCCAGGCGCGCTTCGACCTGGCCACCTCGACCGAGATCGCCGCGCAGAGCGACCTGGAGATCCGGCGCGCCACGCTGCAGCAGATCACCGGCAAGCCGGTCGACGAACTGATGGGCCTGCGCTCCGAGGCGCCCATCCCCGGCCCGCAGCCGCCCGACGTCAACGCCTGGGCCGCGCAGGCCGAGACCAGCAACCCGCAGGTCAACCTGGCCGGCTACAACCTGGAAACCGCGCAGCGCGAGACCAACAAGGCCAAGGCCGGGCACCTGCCGTCGGTCGACCTGGTGGCGTCGTACGGCTTCAACAACCAGACCGGCAGCGCCACGCAGGCGATCTCGACGCACTACAACGCGTCGCAGATCGGCGTGCAGCTGACCATGCCGATTTTCTCCGGCGGCCAGATCCAGTCGCGCGTGCGCGAGACCATCGCCCTGGCGGACAAGGCCGCGAGCGACCTGGAATTCGCGCGCCGCACGGCCGCGCAGACGGCGCGGCAGACCTATTCCGGCGTATCCAACGGCCTGGCGCAGGTCAAGGCGCTGGAAGCCGCCGAGCGCTCGGCGCAGAGCGCGGTGGAATCGAACCAGCTGGGTTATGAGGTCGGCGTGCGCATCAATATCGATGTGCTGAACGCCGAGGCGCAGCTGTTCTCCACGCGGCGCGACCTGGCCAGGGCGCGCTATGACACGATCATGAACGGCTTGCGGCTGAAGGCTTCCACCGGGGTGCTGCAGGAAGCGGATGTGGTCCAGATCAATACGCTGCTGACTTCGGTGCCGGGGTCGATGTACACGCTGCCGGTGCCGGCGCAGGCCGGCGGCAAGGCGCCGGCAAAGGCGGCCACCGCGGATCGCCGCGGTGTGCGGCGCGATGGCGGAACGCCGCGCTCCTGA
- a CDS encoding rhodanese-like domain-containing protein translates to MQVIKPTELAQWLADASRARPVLLDVREGWEVQTCAMPGITHIPMRDIPARAAELDEDADIVCICHHGMRSMQVAAFLERQGYARVYNLTGGVDAWASEVDPAMPKY, encoded by the coding sequence ATGCAGGTGATCAAGCCGACCGAACTGGCCCAGTGGCTGGCCGATGCCAGCCGCGCCAGGCCGGTCCTTCTCGATGTGCGTGAAGGCTGGGAGGTGCAGACCTGCGCCATGCCCGGCATCACCCATATCCCGATGCGCGACATCCCGGCCCGCGCCGCCGAACTGGATGAGGACGCAGACATCGTCTGCATCTGCCACCACGGCATGCGCAGCATGCAGGTGGCCGCGTTCCTGGAGCGCCAGGGCTACGCCAGGGTCTACAACCTGACCGGCGGCGTCGACGCCTGGGCCAGCGAGGTGGACCCGGCCATGCCGAAGTACTGA
- a CDS encoding protein-L-isoaspartate O-methyltransferase family protein, whose amino-acid sequence MDLEKARFNMIEQQIRPWDVLDQEILDLLAVVKREQFVPAAYASLAFVDMEIPLPAGQNMLPPRVEARILQDLAVRKHENVLEIGAGSGYMAALLANRARHVLTVDIVPELVELARTNLANAGITNVDVAEGNAADGWAAAAPYDVICISGSLPALPQSILSQVKVGGRIAAFVGELPVMEARLITRVSETEYQVVNLFETAVKPLQGAARPSQFQF is encoded by the coding sequence ATGGATCTCGAAAAAGCCCGATTCAACATGATCGAACAGCAAATCCGCCCGTGGGACGTGCTGGACCAGGAAATCCTGGACCTGCTGGCGGTGGTCAAGCGGGAGCAGTTCGTCCCGGCCGCGTACGCCTCGCTGGCGTTCGTCGACATGGAGATTCCGCTGCCCGCCGGGCAGAACATGCTGCCGCCGCGGGTAGAGGCCCGCATCCTGCAGGACCTGGCCGTGCGCAAGCATGAAAACGTGCTGGAAATCGGCGCCGGCTCCGGCTACATGGCCGCCCTGCTGGCCAACCGCGCGCGCCACGTGCTGACCGTGGACATCGTGCCCGAGCTGGTCGAGCTGGCCCGCACCAACCTCGCCAACGCCGGCATCACCAACGTCGACGTCGCCGAAGGCAATGCCGCCGACGGCTGGGCCGCCGCGGCGCCGTACGACGTGATCTGCATCTCCGGCTCGCTGCCGGCGCTGCCGCAGTCGATCCTGTCGCAGGTCAAGGTGGGCGGCCGCATCGCCGCCTTCGTGGGCGAACTGCCGGTGATGGAAGCACGCCTCATCACGCGCGTGTCCGAGACCGAGTACCAGGTCGTCAACCTGTTCGAGACCGCGGTCAAGCCCCTGCAGGGCGCGGCCCGTCCGTCGCAGTTCCAGTTCTGA